attccaggggacacTGTCTTTCTGCCCGGAGAGCACCAGGCGTGaatgtgatgcacacacatatatactggCAAAGCACTCAAcgcccataaaataaaaacaccaaaatttaaaaaaaaaaaggttggtcTTTTAAGACTATCCTAGCTAGTTGAGTGGTGGtgatgcaaacctttaatcctagcactcgggaggcaaaggcaagcagatctaggagtttgaggccagtctgctctactgagcaagttccaggacagctagggctgttacaaagagaaaccccatttcaaacaaacaaaaaatggatcCAGGCTGGTATAAACTGAAGCCATTACTagaatgctttctgttttctccaggcagagtctcaccatgtaacccagactggcctgttacccataatcctcttgcctctgctttccaattgctgggattagaagcaaatgtcaccatgcctgatgaGGCTGTTTGTACACAGAATGGAACCAGGGCCTTGGACATGCTATGCGAGTCTCCACCACTGAACTATAGTCTCGGCTGTCAGGTGGTTAGGATCCTGGAGATTCATGCTGAGAGCCCCACACTGAACAACGCTGACAGGCTCAATGTTTACTTTCTTACCTGCCTACCGCCCTCCTACCCACCGCCCTCCTATCCACCGCCCTCCTGCCCACCGCCCTCCTGCCCACcgccctcctgccctcctgcccaccGCCCTCCTGCCCACCGCCCTAGTCCAGCCCCACTCACTCCAGTGATCTTCTTCTTGCATTTGGCACAGCTAGGTGCGTAGCGCACATCATAGCAGGAGGGGCAGAAGATAGCCCCCTTCTCCTCGAAGAAGCCACCCTCTTCCAGAACCTTTCCACACTGGCTGCACACAAATTCTTCAGGGTGGTATGCGTGGCCCAGCGCTACCAGGTAGCGGCCCCTGCAATGACAGGGCATGAATGAAATGAGGTAGACTCTCCAGGAGGAAGACAGGCCTGGTCTCTCCATACAGAAGAGGAACCAAACGTAAGGGCAACCTCTCTTGACGATGGAAGCTGTTTTGGTGCCCTGGTTTGGGAGGGAGCTTGAGACTACCAAGACACTCCTGGGGGACTACTGTCCACTGCGAAGATGAACCTTCAACAGACCCTGGTGAACACCATCCTGCTTGCCTGTTCCATTTTGCCTGAGCAGGGGCCTGGAGGCCCTAGAGAAATGGAGGGGATATTTTACATATCCTTTGCCTAAGGGCTGATGGGAGACAAGAGCAGCCCACCAGGGCCAACTAGGAAGGTTCTAGAATCTGGCTCTGAAGGACTGTGTGAATGGCTGTGCTCCAGGGAGCAATGCACAGAGGGAGGTACCTGTGGCCTATTGGTTCTGAGAGCAGCAGCTTAGCCCAAGCGTGAGGGGGAAGCGGCAGACAGGGAGGCCTTCTTTATCCAGAGTGTGGCAAAGTGAGAGGCACAGCTTCAGAGTGCCGCTGGcacctccctgctctccctgctcCAGACTGGTGTGCGTGTGGTAGGAAGTGTAGGATTAAGAACCTGAGGATTGGGGGCTGCAgggatggcttggcagttaaaagcacttgctgcactttTACAGGACCCAGCTTtatgtcccagcacccacatgaaggctcacagcCTTCTATAACTCCATCCAGTTTTCCAGGGAAATTCAACGTCCTTTTCTAAAggtttctgtgggcaccaggcatgcaagtggtgcacagatacacacatgggCTACACACCcatatgaaaagcaaaataaatttaaaaagatctgAGGTTCTACGCTAGATCCCACCCTGCTTCAACCAAATTCTTAATTCTCTCAGAGTAGCAGCCGAGGTATGGCAGGTGGATAAAGCGAGCCAGGATCAGGCTGCAGCGCAGGAAAGCCAGGGTTCGGGGGGACCACTCACCGGATGATCTTGTGGCACTGGTGGCAGATGGGAGTCTTGCCATTATTGCTGCCCCCTCCTGCGCCCCCTCCAGCTGCGGCCTGCACTATGGAGGTGCGGTTCTGCAGAGGCGTGGGTGTGGCTGGCTGGCTATGCCGGGTCAACACTGTGCTAGTTTTGTCTGGGGCATAGCGCTCAGCAAATGCAGGGTCCACAGCCCAGGGTGGGCGGCTGGTAGGGCTGGGGGTGGTGGGGCCTGATAGCCAAGGAAAGTAGATCCAGAGGGGTACTCAGGGAGCCCAAAGTGCGGAGGGTAGAGCCCAGGGTCGCCTACAAAAGCCCACCACCCCCATGATCGTGGCGGCTACCCACCCTTCTTCAGACCCAAGCCCACTTTCTTACCAGGCCAGGGTTCCTGGGGTATAGTtgaagctggggctggggctggggcttctGTCCTGGGCACCTGGCTGCAAGATCTGCCATTCAAGGCCCTGCCTGGCTGAGGCTCTCTGGGCATGGTCCCACCCCCTAACTTCAGTTGTGCTGGCCCCATGGGTAAAGCATGAGGGCATGAGAGGTGCTGGAATGGATTCTGGGTCCCTCCAGGGTACAGGTAGGAAGGGGTGCTTCCCCCAGGTAGGTTAGAGTAGATCTGCTGTGTAGAGCGTGGAAGCAGGGCGGGGGCTTCTGCTCCTATGGCAGCCTTTGAGTCTCTCATACAGGAGAACCACGGTAAGGCACCATCATCTTTGTTAGGTACCTCCTCCCACCGAGAAGCAGACCATAGGACCCACGCCAAGTCTAAACCACTTAACATCCCATATGCAAAACATAACCAGACCCAacaagacagaagacagaggcaaaggaagcAGGGCTGAGAACGTTTATTTTCATGCTCAAGGCAGTGCAGACCTGGCAGACAGTAGTACCACAGGGCCAAGAGGGAAGGCAGTGTCAGACGAAGCCAGGCCCTGTGCCAGGCGGGCTTGCCAGGACCAGGCCAGAAGGAGGTTCAGGTCAGGAACATGAAAGCGGTAGGCAAAGCTTGGGGCACCAATGGGGTGCCCTGGGAGGGAGTagcagagaaaggacagcagagggcagcaggctGGCAATGGCCAGGCTACGACTGCACGTTGAGCACGTGGGCAGAGCGCTGGTGGTGCCAGTCCCGGAGGCGCGTATAGCGTGGGCTCTGTAGCTCCAGGACATACTTTTCcctgaggggcagagagagagagagagagagaggaggaggaggaggaggtaaaaggaaggagagatggaagggaggcagggaggatggagggaaggaaaggaggaagggagagaagagagcccCGGCAGGAGAGGGCCGGGAGCAGATGCGGGCAAGTGGCTGGAACGGAAGAGTGGGAGGTTAGGGAGAGGGGCTAGTGCCCACGCTTTTACCTTGACTTCTTCATGTATTCCTCATCCGGGTCTTGCACTGAGAGGATAGAGGCAGGCATTGACCAAGAGAAACAACGCTCACCCAGCCTCGAGTCCTGGCAAAGTCAGGCCTAGGCTAAGGCCCAGAGAGTCTGCCCTGACCTGGGCCAGCACTTACTGAACTCTGTGCCCGTGAGGTGGGCAAGGATGCGGAAGGAGCGGGACTGGCCTGTCCCCGGCCGTGGCCGCCAGTCTTCGGTATCCTCCATCAGCCGCTGCTTGCTGGCATCGGGGACCAGCTGTCTGAGCAACTGTCTGTGGGAAGGGTGTGGCTCAGAACCTCTGGTTCTGGGTGAGCACCAGGGGCAGCCCCTCCCAGGATCTGATGTGCATGGGTTACGGTGACAGGTGACAGAGGGGAAGGGTGAGGGGGTGGGGCAAAGGGCCCTGCTGGATAGGTGGGTAGGTAGGGAAAGGAGAGGTAGGAGGAGGGTAGCCAGGGCAGGGAGGGGCTACCACCCAAGGTGccgaaaggaaggaaaaaagtgaGAGGAAGAGGGGGCTCACTGACTTGTCAGGGGTCTGCACCTGTGAAGGAAATAagacagatagacaaataaaGGGACAGACACGGGAGAAGAAAGGTGGGGGAGATCAGAGCAGCGGAGAGGGAGGCAAGGTGGCCATGAGTGTCTGAGACTCGGCCAGCCCAATACCACATCCCAACCCCAGACTGCCCAGGAGGGCGGAGCCTGTGCAAGAGCAACAGCCTTAGGTGGGGCTCTATGCCCACAGCCCTACCCAGCCGCCAGGGACTGCTGCCACACGGTTAAGGGGCTTGGGTACAGCACAGACTGAGCAGTAGCGGGCagcttgtgtgtgcttgtgacaGGGCTAGACAGTGTGGACCACAGACAAGAGTGAGTGGGCGAGTGGGCGGGGCTGACATACCCATTCTGCTGCGGGGTGCTGTCAGTAGGTGGGGGTGCCCCAAAGGGCCGGGCCGTCTTGTTGAGGGAGGCGCTTGGTGCAAAAGTATACCTCGGGGGGTCGGCGGGAGGGGTCAGGGCCTGGGCAGAGACAGAGCCGGGCagggtgggtgggagtgggggctgaGGTGGGAGCAGAGTCACCACCACCAAGGACAGTGACAGGTCCAGCTCCATTTACACATCTGGCCAGAGGCTAAGGGTGGAGGGGTAACTACGATTTCAAGGAGCCCATTTGGAAGTGATGAACTCAACCCACTCTGTGCCAAGGGAGACCAAGGATGGGCAGGCGCACACAGCACAGGCTCgtgggaagaagcaggcagacagacaggcaggcacgTGTGCGCCCAGACCGTGCGGCAGCTCCTAGCTCCACTCTCAGTTCCCACAT
This genomic window from Microtus ochrogaster isolate Prairie Vole_2 chromosome 16, MicOch1.0, whole genome shotgun sequence contains:
- the Pdlim7 gene encoding PDZ and LIM domain protein 7 isoform X3; translated protein: MDSFKVVLEGPAPWGFRLQGGKDFNVPLSISRLTPGGKAAQAGVAVGDWVLSIDGENAGNLTHIEAQNKIRACGERLSLGLSRAQPVQSKPQKVQTPDKQLLRQLVPDASKQRLMEDTEDWRPRPGTGQSRSFRILAHLTGTEFMQDPDEEYMKKSREKYVLELQSPRYTRLRDWHHQRSAHVLNVQS
- the Pdlim7 gene encoding PDZ and LIM domain protein 7 isoform X1; this encodes MDSFKVVLEGPAPWGFRLQGGKDFNVPLSISRLTPGGKAAQAGVAVGDWVLSIDGENAGNLTHIEAQNKIRACGERLSLGLSRAQPVQSKPQKALTPPADPPRYTFAPSASLNKTARPFGAPPPTDSTPQQNGCRPLTSQQLLRQLVPDASKQRLMEDTEDWRPRPGTGQSRSFRILAHLTGTEFMQDPDEEYMKKSSQVPRTEAPAPAPASTIPQEPWPGPTTPSPTSRPPWAVDPAFAERYAPDKTSTVLTRHSQPATPTPLQNRTSIVQAAAGGGAGGGSNNGKTPICHQCHKIIRGRYLVALGHAYHPEEFVCSQCGKVLEEGGFFEEKGAIFCPSCYDVRYAPSCAKCKKKITGEIMHALKMTWHVHCFTCAACKTPIRNRAFYMEEGAPYCERDYEKMFGTKCRGCDFKIDAGDRFLEALGFSWHDTCFVCAICQINLEGKTFYSKKDKPLCKSHAFSHV
- the Pdlim7 gene encoding PDZ and LIM domain protein 7 isoform X2; its protein translation is MDSFKVVLEGPAPWGFRLQGGKDFNVPLSISRLTPGGKAAQAGVAVGDWVLSIDGENAGNLTHIEAQNKIRACGERLSLGLSRAQPVQSKPQKALTPPADPPRYTFAPSASLNKTARPFGAPPPTDSTPQQNGQLLRQLVPDASKQRLMEDTEDWRPRPGTGQSRSFRILAHLTGTEFMQDPDEEYMKKSREKYVLELQSPRYTRLRDWHHQRSAHVLNVQS